A genomic window from Ananas comosus cultivar F153 linkage group 22, ASM154086v1, whole genome shotgun sequence includes:
- the LOC109727046 gene encoding uncharacterized protein LOC109727046 yields MAHALRGGATLRRLLRLPRGGAASAAAAADAEERITNPVLFASHGLRYRKLEVILTTTIDKLGRAGETVKVAPGHFRNHLMPKLLAVPNIEKYAFLIREQRKLYQREEEEAGKEAQMADDASLQQELKMKEYQMAAKRLDNALLVLRRFIKVDNELRSPVTKDEIVEEVARQLCINIHPDNLHLPSPLTSLGEYEVPLRLPKDIPRPEGRLQWTLNIKIRRK; encoded by the exons ATGGCTCACGCGCTCCGCGGCGGCGccaccctccgccgcctcctccgcctcccccgtggcggcgccgcctccgccgccgccgcagccgacgCAGAGGAGCGCATCACCAACCCCGTCCTCTTCGCCTCCCATGGCCTCAGGTATCGCAAGCTCGAGGTCATCCTCACCACG ACGATCGACAAGTTGGGAAGAGCCGGGGAGACGGTGAAGGTGGCGCCGGGCCATTTCCGCAACCACTTGATGCCTAAGCTCCTAGCGGTGCCCAACATTGAGAAGTACGCTTTCCTCATCCGGGAGCAGCGCAAG CTTTATCAACGTGAGGAAGAGGAAGCGGGAAAAGAAGCTCAAATGGCCGATGATGCTTCCCTG CAACAGGAACTTAAAATGAAAGAATATCAGATGGCAGCAAAGCGTCTTGATAATGCCCTCTTG GTTTTGAGGAGGTTCATCAAGGTTGATAACGAATTGCGTTCACCGGTGACAAAGGATGAAATTGTCGAGGAG GTGGCTAGGCAACTTTGTATCAATATCCACCCAGATAACCTCCACCTACCGTCGCCGCTGACGTCGCTGGGAGAGTACGAGGTGCCGCTCCGTTTGCCGAAGGATATTCCGCGACCAGAGGGAAGGCTTCAATGGACTTTGAATATTAAGATCCGCAGGAAATGA
- the LOC109727508 gene encoding phosphatidate cytidylyltransferase 4, chloroplastic-like, protein MAMARLEPLRLLLRLPPRRRSRLFAAAFVPSAAASADPDDPLKGLEAAGVEQKEGKQGGQLRKRVIFGLGIGFGAGGIVVAGGWVFTVAIAAVVLAGAREYFGLVRSGGITAGMTPPPRYVSRVCSVICALMPILTLYFGHMDVSVTSSAFIVAIALILQRGNPRFAQLSSAVFGLFYCGYLPCFWVKLRCGLTAPALNTKLGRHWPVLLGGQAHWTVGLVATLISISSIIAADTFAFLGGRAFGRTPLTNISPKKTLEGAFAGLTGCIIITVLLSKILSWPTSLISATAYGVLNFVGSLFGDLIESMIKRDAGVKDSGSLIPGHGGILDRVDSYVFTGALCYSFVKIALPLFGV, encoded by the exons ATGGCGATGGCGCGCCTCGAgcccctccgcctcctcctccgcctacCCCCGCGCCGCCGCTCCCGCCTCTTCGCCGCCGCCTTCGTCCCCTCCGCGGCCGCCTCGGCGGATCCCGACGACCCCCTCAAG ggtttggaggcGGCGGGGGTGGAGCAGAAGGAAGGGAAGCAAGGGGGGCAGCTGCGGAAGAGAGTGATCTTCGGGCTTGGGATAGGGTTCGGCGCCGGAGGGATCGTGGTGGCCGGGGGTTGGGTGTTTACGGTGGCGATTGCCGCCGTGGTGCTCGCCGGGGCCAGGGAGTACTTTGGGCTGGTTAGGAGTGGGGGGATTACCGCGGGGATGACTCCGCCGCCGAGATACGTTTCGAGGGTTTGCTCTGTTATCTGCGCTCTCATGCCCATACTTACACT GTATTTTGGACACATGGATGTTTCAGTAACATCCTCAGCTTTTATTGTTGCAATTGCATTGATTTTACAGAGAGGAAATCCACGTTTTGCACAGCTGAGTAGTGCTGTGTTTGGACTTTTCTACTGTGGTTATCTTCCTTGTTTCTGGGTTAAACTGCGCTGTGGATTGACTGCTCCTGCACTGAACACTA AATTAGGACGCCATTGGCCAGTACTTCTTGGTGGGCAAGCTCATTGGACAGTGGGGCTGGTTGCAACCTTGATATCAATCAGCAGCATAATTGCCGCAGACACATTTGCTTTTCTAGGTGGAAGG GCATTTGGCCGTACACCGCTGACCAATATTAGTCCAAAGAAGACCTTAGAGGGAGCTTTTGCTGGTCTAACTGGCTGTATAATCATCACAGTGCTACTATCAAAGATTTTATCGTGGCCAACATCCTTGATTAG TGCAACAGCTTATGGAGTTCTAAATTTCGTTGGTTCATTATTTGGGGACCTTATTGAGTCCATGATCAAGCGTGATGCTGGTGTTAAAGACTCCGGATCTCTCATACCTGGACATG GGGGTATTCTTGATCGAGTGGACAGCTATGTTTTTACGGGGGCACTTTGCTACTCATTTGTGAAAATTGCCCTACCGCTTTTTGGTGTTTAA
- the LOC109727045 gene encoding vesicle-associated protein 1-1: protein MSASELLGIEPLELKFPFELKKQISCSLQLSNKSDDCIAFKVKTTNPKKYCVRPNMGIISPRSTCDVLVMMQAQREAPPDMQCKDKFLVQSVVTTAGAAVKDITPEMFTKESGNKVDEVKLRVVYVAPPQPPSPVPEESEEGLSPRASESEIGNTGPRESSTARREFVDTQERSSEVAALISKLTEERNSAIQQSNKLRQELELVRREVTKQQGGGFSFMFVLLVALLGIILGYLVKT, encoded by the exons ATGAGCGCCAGCGAGTTGCTCGGAATCGAGCCCCTAGAGCTCAAATTCCCAT TCGAGTTGAAGAAGCAGATCTCGTGCTCGCTTCAGCTTTCGAACAAGTCTGATGACTGCATTGCCTTTAAG GTCAAAACAACGAACCCTAAGAAATATTGCGTGCGTCCAAATATGGGCATCATTTCGCCGCGATCCACGTGTGATGTCCTAG TTATGATGCAAGCACAGCGGGAGGCTCCGCCCGACATGCAATGCAAGGACAAGTTTCTTGTGCAGAGTGTTGTCACGACCGCTGGCGCTGCCGTCAAGGATATTACACCAGAAATG TTCACAAAAGAGTCGGGGAATAAGGTGGATGAGGTCAAATTACGAGTTGTCTATGTTGCACCACCTCAGCCCCCTTCACCTGTTCCGGAGGAATCTGAGGAGGGTTTGTCACCTAGAGCTTCAGAATCTGAAATCGGAAATACGGGTCCCAGAGAATCATCCACT GCAAGAAGAGAGTTCGTTGATACCCAGGAGAGGTCTTCAGAG GTTGCGGCTTTGATTTCAAAGTTGACAGAGGAGAGAAATTCTGCTATTCAACAAAGCAATAAGCTTAGACAGGAATTG GAACTAGTAAGGCGAGAGGTCACTAAGCAACAGGGCGGTGGTTTCTCCTTTATGTTTGTGCTGCTGGTTGCGTTGCTCGGAATCATACTGGGTTATCTTGTGAAAACCTAA